TCCGTGGGTTGAAGGGCAGGGTGAGAATAAAGAATGGGAAATCCCCAAGTAGGATTTCTTACCCCCGGGACCCTGTAAGaaacataaaaaaaaaaaaaaaaaaaaaaaacacgcGGATAAGGAAATTGTGTTTAACCTTTTGTCTAAGAATTGAAGAAAAAGTATGGATGTCATAGAATACATGGTAAAGGAACTCCGGGTAGGTCAAGCATAATGTACACCCCAGCTTATCGGAACACTTATATAGAAACAATGCTTCCAAAACCAAACGCGCTGAGTAACGTAGGGGCTTAAAGTCCGCTCAAGAAGTTGGCCTCTCTGATGGCCTTTCTCCGTGCCTCTCTCGAACTCTTGGTAATTTCGGATCGCTTCCCTAGACTCTCGGCAGCCTCTCCCAGTATATCCTCGGGTGTCTCCCCATTGCGGTTGTATTGGGCGGGCGTGATATCTGTAGCCTGGTGGTGAACGGGGATCTGGACTGGTAATGTTGCGGCACGGGCGGCCATCTTTTTCTCGTAGCGTTTGCGTTGCTTCTTGTTGAGGGCTGTGAAAGAATTAAGTCAGTTATATCGATATGAATTCCACATCAATGACAGGAGACATACTGTTTGGATCAACACCACCCTTCTTAGCCTCCTTCTTCGAACTATCCAGTAATGACCACAGCCATTCGGGGTACTCGTTATCCTCCAGGGCAATGGGATCCGCCTTGTTTCTGAAGTAATTGAGCCCCAGCATTTGAGTTCCAGGAACGCAGGAACTCGGGGGTCGTTCCACGGCTGGTTTTGCAGCTTTCGCAGGCTGGGTCGGGTCGACATCAACGTGGACACCTCCCGGGGTACTCAAAGGCTGCGACACGCCAGGGGTAGCTGATGAGATTGCGGACGGGATGGTGATGTCGTCGCCGATGGGTTGTCGAGGCTTAGGTGGAGGGGGTGCAGCGGATACCGAAGGCTTTCCATCGCTGTAGTTGCGGAATTGAATTCGTTGACTCGCACCCAGCGAGGATGTGAAGGTCTGGTGTGGTAGTCGGGTCAAGATGCTCGACCGGCAGCGTTGGCAGATAGTTTTCATGATGGCGTGTGGAattgatgtggaggaggttgttgaaatGGAGCCAGACTACCGGTCTTCGGAGAACAAATCTGCGCAATGGTGGAAGTGAAACTCACGAGTTGCGACTGAGCGTCAAGAAATCTGCGGATGAAATTGATGCCAAGCCGGAGGTCCTTAACACGTGACATTACTATTTACATCATGTGACCTTTACCTTTTTGGGAACAATCGTCCTGCCCCCACAAGTCCTTCATGTCGTCATCTATCTATTCCATCATTTAACTACAACTACCCCTGCTGCAATGTGAGTCCACATGTGGTGTTGGGAAGGGGATCCCCTACCAACAGAACCGTTGGTAAAGAGGATTTCGTACTCATAAGGGCATGTCTCTTGCAAATGAGGTTGACAAATGTGGTCGTGACAAGCATCAATAAGCTCCAGAGAAACCTTGGCCATAGCCGCCATACTGCCCGGCAGCCTCGTTTTGGCTTTGCATATCCGAGGATCCTGCAGTTGGATCCTGCAAGGCACGAGTGTTGAAAATACAGACCAAGTGCCTGGA
The nucleotide sequence above comes from Aspergillus puulaauensis MK2 DNA, chromosome 3, nearly complete sequence. Encoded proteins:
- a CDS encoding mitochondrial 54S ribosomal protein mL54 (BUSCO:EOG09265KQ4;~COG:S;~EggNog:ENOG410PR5G;~InterPro:IPR013870;~PFAM:PF08561): MKTICQRCRSSILTRLPHQTFTSSLGASQRIQFRNYSDGKPSVSAAPPPPKPRQPIGDDITIPSAISSATPGVSQPLSTPGGVHVDVDPTQPAKAAKPAVERPPSSCVPGTQMLGLNYFRNKADPIALEDNEYPEWLWSLLDSSKKEAKKGGVDPNTLNKKQRKRYEKKMAARAATLPVQIPVHHQATDITPAQYNRNGETPEDILGEAAESLGKRSEITKSSREARRKAIREANFLSGL